A DNA window from Sulfitobacter sp. BSw21498 contains the following coding sequences:
- a CDS encoding valine--tRNA ligase yields the protein MALDKNFDAAQAEARLYAAWEDAGAFKAGANASRKETFSVMIPPPNVTGSLHMGHAFNNTLQDILVRWHRMRGFDTLWQPGQDHAGIATQMVVERELAKDGKRRTDFTREEFTAKVWEQKQKSGGTIIGQLKRLGTSLDWSRNAFTMSGAPGAPAGEEGNFHDAVIKVFVDMYNKGLIYRGKRLVNWDPHFETAISDLEVESTEVDGHMWHFKYPLADGATYTYVEKDEDGNVTLTEERDYISIATTRPETMLGDGAVAVHTSDERYAPIVGKLCEIPVGPKAQRRRIPIITDEYPDKNFGSGAVKITGAHDFNDYGVAKRNNIPLYALMDTRGAMRADGLPYDEAAARAQAIAEGREDAPTDATEINLVPEEYRGLDRFEARTKVIADITAEGLAVMVPPTDPRLGKPVKAPLAPEEGGEERNEALVALVEPKKIMQPFGDRSKVVIEPMLTDQWFVETSKIVQPAIDAVRNGEVQILPEQDKKVYFHWLENIEPWCISRQLWWGHQIPVWFDDEGKEYCAATEAEAQAMAPGKTLTRDPDVLDTWFSSGLWPIGTLGWPEQTDELAKYFPTSVLITGFDIIFFWVARMMMMQYAVVDQKPFDTVYVHALVRDEKGKKMSKSLGNVLDPLDLIDEYGADAVRFTLTAMAAMGRDLKLSTARIAGYRNFGTKLWNAHRFAEMNGVFEDNVETVNYTSHTQVDHTLNKWIIGETARVREEVDAALDNYRFNDAANALYAFVWGKVCDWYVELSKPLLQDDAPEAAETRQTLKWVLDQCLVLLHPIMPYITEELWQTTATRSKMLVHGDWPTYSTVDMLDADADRELNWVIGLIESIRSARAQMHVPAGLKVPMLYTDMDAAGQTAWDGNEAMIKRLARVETLDKAETFPKGTVSIAAPGASFGLPLAGLIDIDAEKARLQKSLDKLGKEIGGLKGRLNNPKFAASAPAEVVAEAQGNLDARQEEADQLQAALNRLAELG from the coding sequence ATGGCCCTCGACAAGAATTTTGACGCCGCCCAGGCCGAAGCCCGCCTCTATGCCGCATGGGAAGACGCCGGTGCCTTCAAGGCCGGTGCCAATGCCTCGCGCAAGGAAACCTTCTCGGTCATGATCCCGCCGCCCAACGTGACAGGGTCGCTGCACATGGGCCACGCGTTCAACAATACGTTGCAGGACATTCTGGTGCGCTGGCACCGCATGCGCGGGTTCGACACGCTGTGGCAGCCCGGTCAGGACCACGCGGGTATTGCGACCCAGATGGTGGTGGAACGCGAGCTTGCCAAAGACGGCAAGCGCCGGACCGATTTCACCCGCGAAGAATTCACCGCCAAAGTCTGGGAGCAAAAGCAAAAGTCCGGGGGCACGATCATCGGCCAGCTTAAACGTCTTGGCACCTCGCTTGATTGGTCGCGCAACGCGTTCACTATGTCTGGTGCCCCCGGTGCCCCTGCGGGCGAAGAAGGTAATTTCCACGATGCCGTGATCAAAGTGTTCGTGGATATGTACAACAAGGGCCTGATCTATCGCGGCAAACGTCTGGTTAACTGGGACCCGCATTTTGAGACCGCGATTTCTGACCTCGAGGTCGAATCCACCGAAGTCGACGGTCACATGTGGCACTTCAAATACCCGTTGGCAGATGGCGCGACCTACACCTATGTCGAAAAAGACGAAGACGGTAATGTCACCCTGACCGAAGAGCGCGACTATATCTCGATCGCGACAACCCGCCCCGAAACCATGCTGGGCGATGGCGCGGTCGCGGTGCACACATCCGACGAACGCTATGCCCCCATCGTCGGCAAACTCTGCGAAATCCCCGTCGGCCCCAAGGCACAGCGCCGCCGCATCCCGATCATCACCGACGAATATCCCGACAAGAACTTTGGCTCTGGCGCGGTCAAGATCACCGGCGCGCATGACTTCAACGACTACGGCGTCGCGAAACGCAACAACATCCCGCTGTACGCGCTGATGGACACCCGCGGTGCCATGCGCGCCGATGGTCTGCCCTATGACGAAGCCGCCGCCCGCGCACAGGCCATCGCCGAAGGCCGCGAAGACGCCCCTACGGACGCGACAGAGATAAACCTCGTGCCCGAAGAATACCGCGGCCTCGACCGGTTCGAGGCGCGCACAAAGGTCATCGCCGACATCACCGCCGAAGGCTTGGCCGTCATGGTGCCACCGACCGATCCGCGCTTGGGCAAGCCCGTCAAAGCCCCCCTCGCCCCCGAAGAAGGCGGCGAAGAACGCAACGAGGCGCTGGTCGCGCTGGTCGAGCCCAAAAAGATCATGCAGCCGTTTGGTGACCGGTCGAAAGTAGTGATCGAACCCATGCTGACCGACCAGTGGTTCGTTGAAACCTCGAAAATCGTACAGCCCGCCATCGACGCCGTGCGCAACGGCGAAGTGCAGATCCTGCCCGAGCAAGACAAAAAAGTGTATTTCCATTGGCTTGAGAACATCGAACCCTGGTGCATCTCGCGTCAGCTGTGGTGGGGGCACCAGATTCCGGTTTGGTTCGACGACGAGGGCAAGGAATACTGCGCCGCGACCGAAGCCGAAGCGCAAGCAATGGCACCTGGTAAAACCCTGACCCGCGACCCCGATGTGCTCGACACGTGGTTCTCTTCCGGTCTTTGGCCGATCGGCACGCTTGGCTGGCCCGAGCAAACGGACGAGCTGGCGAAATACTTCCCCACCTCGGTGCTGATCACCGGTTTCGACATTATCTTTTTCTGGGTCGCCCGAATGATGATGATGCAGTACGCCGTGGTCGATCAAAAGCCGTTCGACACCGTCTATGTCCATGCACTGGTGCGCGACGAGAAGGGCAAGAAGATGTCCAAATCGCTCGGCAACGTGCTGGACCCGCTGGACCTGATTGACGAATACGGCGCGGATGCGGTCCGCTTCACTCTGACGGCGATGGCCGCCATGGGGCGCGATCTAAAACTGTCGACCGCACGCATTGCCGGCTACCGCAACTTTGGCACCAAACTGTGGAACGCCCACCGTTTCGCCGAGATGAACGGCGTGTTTGAAGATAACGTCGAGACGGTGAACTACACCAGCCACACCCAAGTCGACCACACGCTGAACAAATGGATCATCGGCGAAACCGCCCGCGTCCGCGAAGAGGTCGACGCCGCACTGGATAACTATCGCTTCAATGACGCGGCCAATGCGCTTTATGCCTTTGTCTGGGGCAAGGTTTGCGACTGGTATGTAGAGCTGTCCAAACCCCTGCTGCAAGACGACGCGCCAGAAGCCGCCGAGACACGCCAGACGTTGAAATGGGTGCTGGATCAGTGCCTTGTTCTGCTGCACCCGATCATGCCCTACATCACTGAAGAGCTGTGGCAGACCACCGCAACCCGTTCCAAAATGTTGGTGCATGGCGACTGGCCGACCTACAGCACGGTCGACATGCTGGACGCCGATGCCGACCGCGAGCTGAACTGGGTGATCGGCCTGATCGAATCCATTCGTTCAGCGCGTGCGCAGATGCACGTGCCTGCCGGACTAAAAGTGCCTATGCTTTATACCGACATGGACGCCGCTGGCCAAACCGCATGGGACGGCAACGAGGCGATGATCAAACGTCTGGCACGGGTCGAAACCTTGGATAAGGCAGAGACTTTCCCCAAAGGCACCGTCTCTATCGCGGCACCAGGGGCCAGCTTTGGCTTGCCGCTGGCCGGCTTGATCGACATCGACGCTGAAAAAGCACGTCTGCAAAAGTCGCTCGACAAGCTAGGCAAGGAAATCGGCGGGCTGAAAGGACGTTTGAACAACCCAAAATTCGCGGCCTCCGCCCCTGCCGAAGTTGTCGCCGAAGCCCAAGGCAATCTGGATGCACGGCAAGAAGAAGCAGACCAGCTTCAGGCCGCGCTGAACCGCTTGGCGGAACTGGGATAA
- a CDS encoding xanthine dehydrogenase family protein molybdopterin-binding subunit codes for MEKFGKSQPVKRVEDVRFLTGEGRYVDDIAPADALHAYFFRSPVAHGVITTLDVSDAAEADGVHAVLTIKDLEAAGMDISMAATVLQNRNGSQGAKPLRPMLAKDRVRFVGEPVAVVIAETMNQARDAAELIMFDVDDLPTHMTLDRGGEPLHAEAPDNMAFDWGMGDEEATQKAFDAAAKTVSLNVGDNRIIVNAMEPRGCYAEWTDGKVHVSNNGQGVWVHKGNLKRVFGLDDDHVQVTNPDTGGGFGMKAAAYPEYFSVAQAARALGRPVRWMSDRTEAMLSDNGGRDLTSLAEFAFDENNKITAYRVSTKCNLGAYNSQFGQPIQALLFSKVLMGVYDVQTTWLQVEGYYTNTVQTDAYRGAGRPEAIYVLERLMDRAARELGVDPWELRRINFIKPEQFPYTSATGELYDVGEFNRLLTRVAVEADHDGFAARKAADAAKGLLRGQGLCYYIESILGDPAEGAKVEFNADGTVFIYVGTQSNGQGHETVYAQFLSDQTGIPAELIHVIQGDSDLIKQGGGTGGSRSVTTQSTATLATVAKMTDAFTAFLSEEMGVPAAQISFDDERFRADGSNMTPTMLEVAEMARQKGRDDLLMHHERATLPGRSYPNGAHVSEVVIDPETGVVTVERYTVVDDFGNLINPMLAEGQVHGGVAQGIGQAIQEHVVYDEDGQLLTASFMDYAIPRAADVPFVSFNSEPVPSTANLMGMKGCGEAGTVGALAAVSNAVQDALWDRGVRQADMPFTPHKVWTLLNDSAIAAE; via the coding sequence ATGGAAAAGTTCGGGAAAAGCCAACCGGTCAAACGGGTTGAGGATGTGCGGTTTCTGACCGGCGAGGGGCGCTATGTGGATGACATCGCGCCTGCCGACGCGCTGCATGCCTATTTCTTCCGGTCTCCTGTCGCGCATGGGGTGATCACGACGCTCGATGTCTCTGATGCGGCTGAGGCAGACGGCGTCCACGCTGTCCTGACAATCAAGGATCTGGAAGCTGCCGGCATGGATATCTCTATGGCCGCGACGGTGTTGCAGAACCGCAATGGCAGCCAAGGGGCCAAGCCGTTGCGCCCCATGCTTGCCAAGGACCGTGTGCGTTTCGTTGGGGAACCTGTTGCGGTGGTGATCGCCGAGACGATGAACCAGGCGCGTGACGCGGCAGAGCTGATCATGTTCGACGTGGACGATCTGCCCACCCATATGACGCTGGATCGTGGCGGCGAGCCGCTGCACGCCGAAGCGCCGGACAATATGGCATTCGACTGGGGTATGGGGGATGAAGAGGCCACGCAAAAGGCATTCGACGCGGCGGCAAAAACGGTCAGCCTGAACGTCGGAGATAACCGTATCATCGTCAACGCGATGGAGCCGCGCGGCTGTTATGCTGAATGGACCGACGGCAAGGTGCATGTTTCCAACAACGGGCAGGGCGTTTGGGTGCATAAGGGCAACCTCAAGCGCGTGTTCGGGCTGGATGACGATCATGTGCAAGTGACCAACCCCGATACGGGCGGTGGTTTCGGCATGAAGGCCGCGGCTTATCCCGAATACTTCTCGGTTGCGCAGGCGGCGCGGGCCCTGGGGCGTCCGGTGCGCTGGATGTCCGACCGGACCGAAGCCATGCTCAGCGACAATGGCGGGCGCGATCTGACGTCACTGGCGGAATTTGCCTTTGACGAAAACAACAAGATCACCGCGTACCGCGTCAGCACCAAATGTAACCTCGGTGCCTATAACAGCCAGTTCGGCCAGCCCATTCAGGCGCTGCTGTTCAGCAAGGTTTTGATGGGCGTCTATGACGTGCAGACCACGTGGCTCCAGGTCGAAGGATATTACACCAACACTGTCCAGACCGACGCCTATCGCGGTGCTGGCCGGCCCGAAGCGATTTATGTGCTGGAGCGGTTGATGGACCGTGCGGCGCGCGAATTGGGTGTCGACCCGTGGGAGCTGCGGCGGATCAACTTTATCAAACCCGAACAGTTTCCCTATACCTCGGCCACGGGCGAGCTTTACGACGTGGGTGAATTCAACCGTCTGCTGACCCGTGTTGCGGTCGAGGCGGATCACGACGGTTTTGCCGCGCGTAAGGCGGCGGACGCAGCCAAGGGGCTGCTGCGCGGGCAGGGGCTGTGCTATTATATCGAAAGCATCCTTGGCGATCCGGCAGAGGGGGCCAAGGTCGAGTTTAATGCCGATGGCACCGTGTTTATCTATGTCGGCACCCAGTCTAACGGGCAGGGGCATGAAACCGTCTATGCGCAATTCCTGTCGGACCAGACGGGCATTCCGGCAGAGCTGATCCACGTCATTCAGGGCGATAGCGATCTGATCAAACAGGGCGGCGGCACTGGCGGCTCGCGGTCTGTCACCACGCAAAGCACGGCGACGCTGGCCACAGTGGCCAAGATGACCGATGCTTTTACCGCCTTCCTGTCCGAGGAAATGGGTGTGCCCGCGGCGCAGATCAGCTTTGACGATGAACGCTTTCGCGCAGACGGGTCGAACATGACGCCCACCATGCTGGAGGTCGCCGAGATGGCCCGCCAGAAGGGCCGCGACGATCTGTTGATGCATCACGAACGCGCGACCCTGCCGGGGCGTAGCTATCCCAACGGGGCGCATGTATCCGAGGTGGTGATTGACCCCGAAACAGGGGTTGTGACCGTCGAACGCTATACCGTCGTCGATGATTTCGGCAATTTGATCAACCCGATGCTGGCTGAAGGTCAGGTCCATGGCGGTGTGGCGCAGGGCATTGGCCAAGCCATTCAGGAACATGTCGTCTATGATGAAGACGGCCAGCTGCTGACAGCCTCTTTTATGGATTATGCGATCCCTCGCGCGGCGGATGTGCCGTTTGTGTCCTTCAACTCTGAACCCGTGCCGTCGACGGCAAACCTGATGGGGATGAAGGGCTGCGGCGAGGCGGGAACCGTCGGCGCGTTGGCGGCCGTGTCGAACGCGGTACAAGATGCGTTGTGGGACCGTGGCGTGCGTCAGGCCGATATGCCGTTCACGCCGCATAAAGTGTGGACCTTGCTGAACGACAGCGCAATCGCAGCAGAATAA
- a CDS encoding PaaI family thioesterase — MPRLAETPQDLLSQSEALALSGLEFMQKILDGTNPGPPIGATMGYMLHDISDGRAVFRGTPEFNVTNPMGTVHGGWYGTLLDSAMACAVMTKVPRGSVYTTLEYKINILRSIPLGMQVDCIGTTDHVGRSTGVAHGEIRGVEDGKLYATGSTTCIVMKIAT; from the coding sequence ATGCCACGCCTTGCCGAAACACCCCAAGATTTACTGAGCCAGTCCGAAGCGCTTGCGCTTAGCGGGCTGGAGTTCATGCAGAAAATTCTGGACGGTACCAACCCCGGCCCGCCCATCGGTGCGACTATGGGCTATATGCTGCACGACATTTCGGACGGGCGCGCGGTGTTTCGCGGCACGCCCGAGTTCAACGTGACCAACCCCATGGGGACAGTGCACGGCGGCTGGTACGGTACCTTGCTTGATTCCGCGATGGCCTGCGCTGTGATGACAAAAGTCCCGCGCGGGTCGGTTTATACGACGCTGGAATACAAGATTAACATTCTGCGTTCGATCCCCTTGGGCATGCAGGTTGATTGCATCGGGACGACGGATCACGTCGGCCGCTCTACCGGTGTGGCGCATGGGGAAATTCGCGGGGTCGAGGATGGCAAGCTTTACGCAACCGGTTCGACCACCTGCATCGTGATGAAGATCGCCACCTAA
- the metF gene encoding methylenetetrahydrofolate reductase [NAD(P)H] — translation MTSPAVSFEVFPPKSVDASFRLWDTAQALAPLAPRFFSVTYGAGGSTRDLTHDSAHVLRRTSGLPVAAHLTCVGASKAETLEVANSFAEIGVTDIVALRGDPENGAATFTPHADGFADSVELIEALANTGKFTLRVGAYPEPHPESPDQAQNVEWLKRKFDAGADEAITQFFFETETFLRFRDACAAAGITKPITPGIMPVTNWKSARNFATRCGASVPVALDEAYAAAIRDDRHDLLSTALCTEMCSELVSEGVENLHFYTLNRPELTRAVCRALGVTAQTSLSDVA, via the coding sequence ATGACCAGCCCCGCCGTTTCATTCGAAGTCTTCCCGCCCAAGTCCGTGGACGCGTCGTTCCGTCTTTGGGATACGGCGCAGGCCTTGGCACCGCTGGCCCCGCGTTTCTTTTCCGTCACCTACGGTGCGGGCGGATCTACCCGTGACCTGACCCATGATTCGGCCCATGTTTTGCGCCGCACGTCCGGGCTGCCCGTCGCCGCCCACCTGACGTGCGTGGGTGCCAGCAAGGCCGAGACGCTGGAAGTCGCCAATAGTTTTGCCGAGATCGGCGTGACCGATATTGTCGCCCTGCGCGGTGATCCCGAAAACGGTGCCGCGACCTTTACCCCCCACGCCGACGGCTTTGCAGATAGTGTCGAGCTGATCGAGGCGCTTGCCAATACCGGCAAGTTCACCCTGCGCGTCGGTGCCTACCCCGAACCGCACCCCGAATCCCCGGATCAGGCGCAAAACGTCGAATGGCTAAAGCGCAAGTTCGACGCGGGCGCGGACGAGGCGATCACTCAGTTCTTTTTCGAGACCGAAACATTCCTGCGGTTCCGCGATGCCTGCGCGGCAGCAGGCATCACCAAACCGATCACGCCGGGCATCATGCCTGTGACCAACTGGAAATCGGCACGCAACTTTGCCACCCGTTGCGGGGCAAGCGTGCCCGTCGCACTGGACGAAGCCTATGCCGCTGCGATCCGGGATGACCGTCATGACCTGCTGTCCACCGCGCTTTGCACCGAAATGTGCAGTGAACTGGTGTCGGAAGGCGTCGAGAACCTGCACTTCTACACGCTCAACCGGCCGGAACTGACCCGCGCCGTGTGTCGCGCCCTTGGCGTGACGGCGCAAACATCGCTGTCCGACGTGGCGTAA
- a CDS encoding LysR family transcriptional regulator, which produces MHIEFRHLRTIQAIHEAGGLARAAETMNITQSALSHQVKGLEDQAGVELFVRRSKPLKLSPAGLRLLKLAQQVLPQLEAAQAEFMGLRAGSTGRMHIAIECHACFEWLFPVLEQFRKSWPDVDVDIRPGLAFDALPALLREEVDLVVSSDPENLPGVKFVELFDYKAVFVAASTHPLAKKPFVEAADFRGETLITYPVERTRLDVFSQLLIPAKVEPLAIRQVELTAVILLLVASNRGVSVLPDWVVREVKYSNDYVTRPLTEHGITRRLYAAVREDDLDKPFMSKLLGLAGEEARKLQRA; this is translated from the coding sequence ATGCATATTGAGTTCCGTCACCTGCGCACCATTCAGGCGATTCACGAGGCCGGCGGGCTGGCCCGCGCAGCAGAGACAATGAACATCACCCAATCAGCCTTGTCGCATCAGGTAAAGGGCTTGGAAGATCAGGCTGGCGTTGAACTTTTCGTGCGCCGTTCCAAACCGCTAAAGCTGTCGCCTGCGGGGTTGCGGTTGCTCAAGTTGGCGCAGCAGGTCTTGCCGCAGCTAGAAGCCGCACAGGCGGAATTCATGGGGTTGCGGGCGGGCAGCACAGGCCGGATGCATATCGCCATTGAATGTCACGCCTGTTTCGAATGGCTATTCCCTGTGCTCGAACAATTCCGCAAAAGCTGGCCCGATGTGGATGTCGATATCCGCCCCGGTCTGGCCTTTGACGCTTTGCCTGCCTTGCTGCGCGAAGAGGTGGATCTGGTGGTGTCCTCCGATCCCGAAAATCTGCCGGGCGTGAAGTTTGTTGAGCTGTTTGACTATAAGGCCGTGTTCGTCGCCGCGAGCACGCACCCGTTGGCAAAGAAACCCTTTGTCGAGGCGGCGGATTTTCGGGGCGAGACGCTCATCACCTATCCGGTGGAACGCACACGTCTTGATGTGTTCAGCCAGTTGCTGATCCCCGCCAAGGTCGAACCGCTGGCGATCCGGCAGGTAGAACTGACGGCGGTGATCCTGCTGCTTGTGGCATCAAATAGAGGCGTGTCGGTGCTGCCCGATTGGGTCGTGCGCGAAGTGAAATACAGCAATGATTACGTCACGCGTCCGCTGACCGAACACGGCATCACCCGCAGGCTGTATGCTGCCGTGCGCGAGGATGATCTGGACAAGCCGTTCATGTCCAAGCTGCTTGGTCTGGCAGGCGAAGAGGCGCGAAAGCTGCAACGGGCCTGA
- a CDS encoding RES family NAD+ phosphorylase, whose protein sequence is MTPLPPPLGSGALRFWRLDQRQHAPTWHSGEGAYRVGGRWNSRGVRAVYTALDPATAILEVAVHKGFKALDTAHHVLTSGRVIDPTAVHVVQSTDVPNPNWLVPGAHGAGQKSFGDALLRDHLFVLIPSTVSRHSWNLIFDAHKAAAQYDDVMQEDFALDPRLHL, encoded by the coding sequence TTGACGCCTTTGCCGCCGCCCCTCGGGTCAGGCGCACTGCGTTTTTGGCGGCTGGATCAACGGCAGCATGCACCCACCTGGCATAGCGGCGAAGGCGCGTACCGTGTGGGCGGGCGCTGGAACAGCCGCGGCGTGCGGGCCGTCTATACCGCACTAGACCCTGCCACCGCGATCCTTGAAGTTGCTGTGCACAAGGGGTTCAAGGCGCTGGACACCGCGCATCATGTGCTGACATCCGGCCGTGTGATCGACCCGACCGCGGTTCATGTAGTGCAAAGCACGGATGTCCCGAACCCCAACTGGCTGGTGCCAGGCGCACATGGCGCAGGGCAGAAAAGCTTTGGCGATGCGCTGCTGCGCGATCATCTGTTCGTGCTGATCCCGTCCACCGTTTCGCGCCACAGCTGGAACCTGATCTTTGACGCGCATAAGGCCGCAGCGCAGTATGACGATGTGATGCAGGAAGACTTCGCGCTCGACCCGCGGCTGCACCTCTGA
- the parS gene encoding type II RES/Xre toxin-antitoxin system antitoxin produces the protein MGATAFQSDKSAIPLIDVDADGALRAFHLLGGRKVINQTVRNSLEAHDVIVKGISSKALLHLVDTVSVLSSGDALNKAIGMSLRTLQRKKADKGKDRLSIEQSSRAWRFAELLAQATDVLGDQEAAEAWMLAPAISLDNRRPIDLLSSAAGAEAVENALTRMEYGVYA, from the coding sequence ATGGGTGCGACGGCCTTTCAATCCGACAAAAGTGCAATTCCCTTGATCGACGTGGATGCAGATGGTGCCCTGCGCGCGTTTCACCTGCTGGGCGGGCGCAAGGTGATCAACCAGACGGTGCGCAACTCGCTTGAGGCGCATGATGTGATTGTCAAAGGCATCTCGTCCAAGGCGCTACTGCATCTGGTCGATACCGTGTCGGTGCTGTCCTCGGGCGACGCGCTGAACAAAGCGATCGGGATGAGCCTGCGCACCCTGCAACGCAAGAAGGCCGACAAGGGCAAGGATCGTCTGTCCATCGAGCAAAGCAGCCGTGCGTGGCGCTTTGCCGAGCTACTAGCGCAGGCGACCGATGTTCTAGGCGATCAAGAGGCCGCCGAGGCGTGGATGCTGGCCCCTGCCATCAGCTTGGACAACCGCCGTCCGATTGACCTGCTGTCATCGGCCGCGGGGGCCGAAGCCGTCGAAAACGCCCTCACCCGGATGGAGTACGGGGTCTACGCTTGA
- a CDS encoding NADP-dependent oxidoreductase, protein MSDQMKRIVLASRPDGAPTADNFRLEEGPVPTPADGEVLVRIKYMSLDPYMRGRMDDAKSYAAPVPVGGTMEGGSVGEVIASNSPDFKPGDHAFGMLGWATHGVLPANQLRKVDPDQVSITTSLGVLGMPGFTGWQGLMEYGRPKEGETLVVAAATGPVGSMVGQIAKSHGLRVVGIAGGADKCAMAKDHFGFDECIDHRAYDDAKSLRAALKDACPKGIDIYFENVGGKVLEAVIPMMNPHGRIPICGMIAWYNAGGLGANAAEESLTAPKLWRTILVNFLSVNGFIISNHWNNFPNFLKEVAPKVADGSIAVKEDITEGLENAPQAFMDLLTGGNQGKAIVKVG, encoded by the coding sequence ATGTCCGACCAGATGAAACGAATTGTGCTTGCATCGCGCCCTGACGGGGCCCCGACGGCCGATAACTTCCGCCTCGAAGAGGGCCCTGTGCCCACGCCTGCCGACGGCGAAGTGCTTGTCCGCATCAAATACATGTCGCTTGACCCCTACATGCGCGGCCGCATGGATGACGCGAAATCCTATGCTGCACCGGTGCCGGTCGGCGGCACAATGGAGGGCGGTTCGGTCGGAGAGGTCATCGCCTCTAACAGCCCCGATTTCAAACCGGGCGACCATGCGTTCGGTATGCTGGGCTGGGCCACGCACGGCGTACTGCCCGCCAACCAGCTGCGCAAAGTCGATCCTGATCAGGTGTCGATCACCACGTCGCTTGGCGTTTTGGGCATGCCCGGATTTACCGGATGGCAAGGTTTGATGGAATATGGTCGCCCAAAGGAGGGTGAAACACTTGTCGTCGCCGCTGCAACCGGCCCCGTCGGGTCTATGGTTGGCCAGATCGCCAAGTCGCACGGGCTGCGCGTTGTGGGCATCGCGGGCGGCGCGGACAAATGCGCCATGGCCAAAGACCACTTCGGTTTTGATGAATGCATTGACCACCGCGCCTATGATGACGCGAAATCGCTGCGCGCCGCGCTTAAAGACGCCTGCCCCAAAGGCATCGACATCTACTTTGAAAACGTCGGCGGCAAAGTGCTCGAGGCCGTTATCCCGATGATGAACCCGCACGGGCGTATCCCGATCTGCGGCATGATCGCATGGTATAACGCCGGTGGGTTGGGCGCGAATGCTGCCGAAGAGTCGCTGACCGCGCCGAAACTGTGGCGCACGATCCTCGTGAACTTCCTCAGCGTGAATGGCTTCATCATTTCAAACCACTGGAACAACTTCCCCAATTTCCTCAAGGAAGTAGCCCCCAAAGTGGCAGATGGCTCCATCGCGGTGAAAGAGGACATCACCGAGGGCCTCGAAAACGCGCCACAAGCCTTCATGGACCTGTTGACCGGCGGCAACCAAGGCAAGGCCATCGTTAAGGTCGGCTAA
- a CDS encoding inositol monophosphatase family protein has protein sequence MVGSANLNIMIKAARRAGRGLVKDFREVENLQVSMKGAGDFVSRADIQAEQTLKAELMSARPTYGWLAEEGGGEEGQDPTRRWIVDPLDGTTNFLHGLPHWAVSIALEHKGQIVAGVVFDPAKDEMFFAEKGAGAWMNEGRLRVSGRSRMIESIFATGLPFAGRADLPDTLRDLGRILPVCAGVRRWGSAALDLAYVAAGRYDGYWERRLNKWDVAAGLLIVREAGGMVEPLNPEGNILDDGEIVCANEALFSGFAKIARG, from the coding sequence ATGGTTGGCAGTGCAAATCTAAACATCATGATCAAGGCGGCCCGCCGTGCGGGGCGCGGACTGGTCAAGGATTTCCGTGAGGTCGAGAACCTTCAGGTGTCCATGAAAGGTGCCGGCGACTTTGTCAGCCGCGCTGATATTCAGGCCGAACAGACGCTGAAAGCCGAACTGATGAGCGCGCGCCCGACCTATGGCTGGTTGGCCGAGGAAGGCGGCGGCGAAGAGGGGCAAGACCCCACACGGCGCTGGATCGTCGACCCGTTGGACGGCACCACCAACTTTTTGCACGGGCTGCCGCATTGGGCGGTCTCCATCGCGCTAGAGCATAAAGGCCAGATCGTTGCTGGCGTTGTATTCGACCCCGCCAAGGACGAGATGTTCTTTGCTGAAAAGGGTGCCGGTGCGTGGATGAACGAAGGACGTCTGCGCGTCTCGGGCCGTTCGCGTATGATTGAATCGATTTTTGCCACCGGACTGCCTTTCGCCGGTCGCGCAGATTTGCCAGATACCTTGCGTGATCTGGGCCGCATCCTGCCGGTCTGCGCCGGTGTGCGCCGTTGGGGCTCTGCCGCGCTGGATCTGGCCTATGTGGCCGCCGGTCGCTACGATGGCTATTGGGAGCGCCGGTTGAACAAATGGGATGTGGCAGCGGGCCTGTTGATCGTGCGTGAAGCCGGTGGCATGGTCGAGCCACTGAATCCTGAAGGCAACATTCTGGACGATGGTGAAATCGTCTGCGCGAATGAGGCGCTGTTCAGCGGATTTGCGAAAATCGCACGCGGTTGA
- a CDS encoding GFA family protein, with protein MTASTHTAACHCGSVTLTATLPDGLASATRCTCSFCRRRAAPAVTAITSALKVTKGAEHLTLYTWGSHTAKHYFCKICGIYMYHQRRSDPAQCGVNLGCIEGATPWTQEPIPYSDGINHPSDK; from the coding sequence ATGACCGCCAGCACCCACACCGCGGCCTGTCACTGCGGCAGTGTCACCCTCACCGCCACCCTACCAGACGGGCTGGCCTCTGCCACGCGCTGCACCTGTTCCTTCTGCCGCCGCCGCGCGGCACCGGCCGTCACGGCAATCACCAGTGCGCTCAAGGTAACCAAAGGCGCAGAGCATCTGACGCTCTACACCTGGGGCTCCCATACGGCGAAGCATTATTTCTGTAAGATTTGCGGCATCTATATGTACCACCAGCGACGATCCGACCCGGCGCAATGCGGGGTCAATCTGGGGTGTATCGAAGGGGCCACGCCCTGGACGCAGGAACCGATCCCCTACAGCGACGGCATAAACCACCCGTCAGATAAATAG